DNA sequence from the Zonotrichia albicollis isolate bZonAlb1 chromosome 29, bZonAlb1.hap1, whole genome shotgun sequence genome:
AGCTGGGAAAACCTGGGCAcggagcaggaggagggacagggggagcGGAGTCACCTTCTCGGGTGACACTGGAGGCCGCGTCCAGGGCCCTGGTGCCGATGCCACCCATCACGTTGTCCACGGCCTCGTGGTGCTTGAGGAAGAAGGGTCGGATGATGCTGTGGTAGATGAGCTGGGAGCCGTTCCAGGGCACCGGGGCCATGCACCACACCAGGAAcaggcactgcgggcacagggGGGGCTCAGTGCTCCAGGGACCCCCAGCTCACTGGAGAGCCCAGATCCAGGCTGGGTGCAGCCCTTCTGATGCTTTCAGTTTtggctttcatattttccacaTTCTGTACTAGTTtataactctgaacttcatataaagtgttagcaagttctcctCACAGCTCAGTCACACAAAATCCTTTTGCAGCCCCAGAACCAAGGACAGCACTGTGGCTTCAGGCCCAAAAGGTGTAAAACAACAGGGGAGCAATCTGGGAGGGTGGGACTGCACAACCTGGAGCTGGAATTGAACAATTAACCCAAATATGGAAAcagaccaaaacttataaaaatgtgaaaactCATGACATATCATCCAGCTTGGGTGTAACTTTGGCTAGGCTCTTGCACTGCCCAAGGTGAATTCTGTGAacccttttaataaatccctacttaaTTCCTTTAACTCTGTTAATCCAACTCTGTTCCAGGGAGCCTCTTTGGGCATCACCACccaccagagcccagcacacCCAACTCCTCCCATCCAGCCCCGGCACAGGAGGAGCCCGGGACAGCCCCAGCATGGGAGGAGCTCAGCGTTACCTTCCCGGCGTAGTAGAAGGGGAACCAGTAGAGGAAAAGGTCGGAGAAGGACTCGGCGATGCTGAAGACGCCGTAGACCACCCAGTACGTGAGCCACATGGTGTCATCCTCCTTGTTGCTGCTCTCGATGGCTTTGATGCtgtggaaggaaaggaagaaggaaaggaagaaggaaaggaaaggaaaggaaaggaaaggaaaggaaaggaaaggaaaggaaaggaaaggaaaggaaaggaaaggaaaggaaaggaaaggaaaggaaaggaaaggaaaggaaaaaggaaaggaagaaggaaaggaagaaggaaaggaagaaggaaaggaagaaggaaaggaagaaggaaaggaagaaggaaaggaagaaggaaaggaagaaggaaaggaagaaggaaaggaagaaggaaaggaagaaggaaaggaagaaggaaaggaagaaggaaaggaagaaggaaaggaagaaggaaaggaagaaggaaaggaagaaggaaaggaagaaggaaaggaagaaggaaaggaagaaggaaaggaagaaggaaaggaagaaggaaaggaagaaggaaaggaaggtcACAGCTGCTTCAGCCCTGGGCTGATCACCTTCCCAAACCCTCCACACCCCACAGGGAACCTGCCCACTGCACTGGCACACTCCCAGCATTTCCAGGAAGGTCTCAAGAGCTTCCCAGCCATCATTGCCTCTTGAGTGAGCAGGCAGACCCTCAGCCAAGGGCGGGCAGTGCTCTCCAGGTGTGGGCCAGGTACTTACGAGACGTAGGCGGGGTAGACGAAGCCGATGATGTTGCAGAGCAGGGAAGCGCCATAGCCAAACATGAGGTAGAGCCCCAGGAAAGTCACGGAGCCTgcggggacaggggacaggctGGAGCCCGCTGTCACCAGGGGAGAGCCCTGAGCTGGGTCTCCTGAGCGGGATTCCCATcccagagaatgggaatgggggcGTGCTGGGGGGtaactgtcacagacatgttttcattaaaatcctttcttaggatttttcctcctgaaaagttgagaggcctcaggaacaaaatgtaaacaatgattatctgctgcttcagaatgcaacaggtgcatctgtgattggtctcatgtggttgtttctaattaatggccaatcacagtcagctggctcggacagagagtctgagacagctgcctttg
Encoded proteins:
- the REEP6 gene encoding receptor expression-enhancing protein 6; this translates as MAALQQRLERFLHSPGPISDLLALLEARTGVQRLYLASGSVTFLGLYLMFGYGASLLCNIIGFVYPAYVSIKAIESSNKEDDTMWLTYWVVYGVFSIAESFSDLFLYWFPFYYAGKCLFLVWCMAPVPWNGSQLIYHSIIRPFFLKHHEAVDNVMGGIGTRALDAASSVTREGVRASLNLAEFAEKAK